The following proteins are co-located in the Microbacterium sp. Clip185 genome:
- a CDS encoding O-acetylhomoserine aminocarboxypropyltransferase/cysteine synthase family protein, producing MTEPTHGFATRQVHSGTDWTDAASRTVPVYMTAGFRFDDFDHAAAHFATGDGYGYTRTGNPTVDALERRLAELEGGAGAVFVGSGQAAVSVALLSLLSAGDHLVSSTHIYEGTRGLVNDLLSRFGVTVTYVDDIADPHAWQDAIRPETRALFAESIGNARNDLLDVPAIAAVADGLGIPLVVDNTFATPYLVRPIELGAAVVVHSASKFLAGHGAALGGVIVDDGRFDAARSGALFPQLVNARHDGAPSVWERHGARARLAYVRESVAPRLGPTPSPFNAFLVSQGIETLHLRVREQSANAARIAAWLESRDEVASVDYVGLASHPHHALAERLLPRGAGSVFTFTLHGGQQAARAFVEAVEVVTHMTHLGDVRTLVLHPATTSHAQHSDDARAALGVHPGTLRLSVGIEDADDLIADLERALKAASLAASSRTIEVIG from the coding sequence ATGACCGAACCCACCCACGGATTCGCCACACGACAGGTGCACAGCGGCACCGACTGGACGGATGCGGCATCGCGCACCGTCCCGGTCTACATGACCGCCGGCTTCCGCTTCGACGACTTCGATCACGCGGCTGCCCACTTCGCGACGGGCGACGGCTACGGCTACACGCGCACAGGTAATCCGACCGTCGACGCCCTGGAGCGTCGCCTCGCAGAGCTCGAGGGCGGCGCCGGCGCAGTGTTCGTAGGCAGCGGCCAAGCCGCCGTCTCCGTCGCACTGCTGTCGCTGCTCTCGGCGGGCGACCATCTGGTCAGTTCCACCCACATCTACGAGGGAACGCGCGGGCTCGTGAACGACTTGCTCTCCCGGTTCGGGGTGACGGTCACCTATGTCGACGACATCGCGGACCCGCACGCGTGGCAGGACGCGATCCGTCCCGAGACCCGTGCCCTGTTCGCCGAGTCCATCGGCAATGCGCGCAACGATCTGCTGGACGTGCCCGCCATCGCCGCCGTGGCGGACGGCCTCGGCATCCCGCTCGTCGTCGACAACACGTTCGCGACCCCCTACCTCGTGCGACCGATCGAGCTGGGTGCGGCGGTCGTCGTCCACTCGGCGAGCAAGTTCCTGGCCGGCCACGGTGCGGCCCTCGGCGGCGTGATCGTCGACGACGGCCGCTTCGACGCCGCTCGTTCGGGTGCGCTGTTCCCCCAGCTGGTGAATGCGCGCCACGATGGCGCGCCGAGCGTGTGGGAACGCCACGGCGCCCGCGCACGTCTGGCCTATGTGCGAGAGTCCGTCGCCCCGCGGCTGGGCCCCACGCCCTCGCCGTTCAACGCCTTCCTCGTTTCGCAGGGCATCGAGACGCTGCACCTTCGCGTGCGAGAGCAGTCGGCGAATGCGGCACGGATCGCGGCGTGGCTCGAGAGCCGCGACGAGGTGGCGTCGGTCGACTACGTGGGACTGGCCAGCCATCCGCACCATGCCCTGGCGGAGCGTCTTCTCCCCCGCGGCGCCGGCTCGGTCTTCACGTTCACCCTTCACGGTGGTCAGCAAGCGGCCCGTGCCTTCGTCGAGGCCGTGGAGGTCGTGACCCACATGACCCATCTCGGCGATGTCCGTACGCTCGTGCTGCATCCGGCGACGACGAGCCATGCTCAGCACAGTGACGACGCGCGTGCGGCGCTCGGAGTGCATCCGGGAACGCTGCGTCTGTCGGTCGGCATCGAGGATGCCGACGACCTGATCGCCGATCTCGAGCGCGCCCTCAAGGCCGCATCCCTCGCGGCATCCTCCCGCACGATCGAGGTCATCGGGTGA
- a CDS encoding LLM class flavin-dependent oxidoreductase — MSRLQHFGWFLARGFGPHGWGLPSLDWDYDWTSPHLYQDSARALEQAGFDLLIIEDAPSLGSAETIDLRVRHAFGGPKHDPFVLAPYLFAATQHLGVVPTVNPAAYLPYTAARQFASLQHLSGHRLGLNVVTDTGSARHFGTDAPLGHDAAYDRAEEWLDGIRSLWRSWDEGALVLDRADDRYADGARMRAVRHRGEHFGFDGPLNALPFTDGEPAIVSPGGSERGLAFAGAHSDVQLALAPLDEASVRAYRESIHRAARERGRRPSDVKVLFAIQPVLVSSPEEADRLVTASRTPDESALRAIARRQSSDLETDLTALDLDRPLPDGLFAPHVSHGSIRRLVGDHDARETPLRQILAAHARLGRISDGSGWVGTAGELADRIEQLGDWGNDGVLLWGDLHPVTVHRMLDELVPILRRRGILRREYDGAGLGANLRAF; from the coding sequence GTGAGTCGTCTTCAGCACTTCGGCTGGTTCCTGGCGCGCGGTTTCGGCCCGCACGGCTGGGGCTTGCCGAGCCTGGACTGGGACTACGACTGGACCTCCCCTCACCTCTACCAGGATTCCGCGCGCGCCCTCGAACAGGCCGGCTTCGATCTGCTCATCATCGAGGATGCGCCCTCGCTCGGCTCTGCGGAGACCATCGACCTGCGGGTGCGACACGCGTTCGGTGGCCCCAAGCACGATCCGTTCGTCCTCGCGCCGTATCTGTTCGCGGCGACACAGCACCTCGGCGTCGTCCCCACCGTCAACCCTGCGGCGTACCTCCCCTACACGGCCGCGCGCCAGTTCGCGTCGCTGCAGCACCTGAGCGGCCACCGGTTGGGCCTGAACGTGGTGACCGACACCGGCAGCGCCCGTCACTTCGGCACCGACGCACCGCTCGGACACGATGCGGCCTACGACCGTGCGGAGGAGTGGCTGGACGGCATCCGCTCGCTGTGGCGCAGCTGGGACGAGGGGGCGCTGGTGCTCGACCGTGCCGATGATCGTTACGCGGACGGCGCCCGGATGCGGGCGGTGCGCCATCGCGGCGAACACTTCGGCTTCGACGGCCCGCTGAACGCGCTGCCGTTCACCGACGGTGAACCCGCGATCGTGTCACCGGGCGGGTCGGAGCGCGGTCTGGCTTTCGCCGGAGCGCATTCCGACGTGCAGCTGGCGCTCGCCCCTCTCGATGAGGCGAGTGTGCGCGCCTATCGGGAGAGTATTCACCGCGCCGCACGCGAACGCGGCCGCCGCCCGTCGGACGTGAAGGTGCTGTTCGCGATCCAGCCCGTGCTCGTCTCTTCCCCCGAGGAGGCGGACCGGCTCGTGACCGCATCCCGCACGCCCGACGAGTCCGCACTGCGCGCGATCGCCCGTCGCCAGTCCTCGGATCTGGAGACGGATCTCACCGCGCTCGATCTCGACCGGCCGTTGCCGGACGGGCTCTTCGCCCCGCACGTGTCGCACGGCAGCATCCGTCGGCTCGTCGGCGACCACGATGCGCGCGAGACGCCCCTGCGGCAGATCCTGGCCGCGCACGCACGCCTCGGTCGCATCTCTGACGGCTCGGGCTGGGTGGGAACCGCGGGCGAGCTCGCGGACCGCATCGAGCAGCTCGGCGACTGGGGCAACGACGGCGTGCTGCTGTGGGGCGATCTGCATCCGGTCACCGTGCACCGCATGCTCGACGAGCTCGTGCCGATCCTCCGCCGTCGCGGCATCCTGCGCCGTGAGTACGACGGCGCCGGCCTCGGTGCCAATCTGCGCGCGTTCTGA
- a CDS encoding TerC/Alx family metal homeostasis membrane protein has protein sequence MGFEIPVWFQVVALIVLVLILAADLLLILRRPHIPSAREATLWVVFYVSLALVFALILLWVSGSGDAAGQFVAGWLTEYSLSVDNLFVFVLLMAQFAVPRKYQQEVLMVGIIIALVLRGIFIAFGAVLIENLSWIFYVFGLFLVWTAWRQAFPGDDEHGEQRENAVVRMLRRFIQIRDEYDGSKLRTVVDGKKVFTPMLLVFVAIGFTDLVFAIDSIPAIFGITQSAFIVFTANIFALMGLRQLYFLLGGLLDRLRYLHYGIAFILAFIGVKLFLHALHENELPFINGGHGVEWAPDISAWVSLIVIVVAMATATVASVVAARREAASVDES, from the coding sequence ATGGGCTTCGAGATCCCGGTGTGGTTCCAGGTCGTCGCGCTCATCGTGCTCGTTCTGATCCTGGCCGCCGACCTTCTCCTCATCCTTCGCCGACCCCACATCCCCTCCGCGCGGGAGGCCACGCTGTGGGTCGTCTTCTACGTGTCGCTCGCGCTCGTGTTCGCCCTCATCCTGTTGTGGGTGTCGGGCAGCGGCGATGCGGCGGGCCAGTTCGTGGCCGGATGGTTGACCGAGTACAGCCTCTCGGTCGACAACCTCTTCGTTTTCGTCCTGCTGATGGCGCAGTTCGCCGTGCCGCGCAAGTACCAGCAGGAGGTGCTGATGGTGGGCATCATCATCGCGCTCGTGCTGCGGGGCATCTTCATCGCGTTCGGTGCCGTCCTGATCGAGAACCTCTCGTGGATCTTCTACGTGTTCGGGCTGTTCCTCGTGTGGACAGCCTGGCGACAGGCCTTCCCCGGCGACGATGAGCACGGCGAGCAGCGCGAGAACGCGGTCGTGCGCATGCTGCGCCGCTTCATCCAGATCCGCGACGAGTACGACGGATCGAAGCTGCGCACGGTGGTCGACGGCAAGAAGGTCTTCACTCCGATGCTGCTCGTGTTCGTGGCGATCGGTTTCACCGACCTCGTCTTCGCGATCGACTCGATCCCGGCGATCTTCGGCATCACGCAGAGCGCGTTCATCGTCTTCACCGCGAACATCTTCGCCCTCATGGGCCTGCGTCAGCTCTACTTCCTGCTGGGCGGTCTGCTCGATCGCCTGCGCTACCTCCACTACGGGATCGCGTTCATCCTCGCCTTCATCGGAGTGAAGCTCTTCCTGCACGCCCTGCACGAGAACGAGCTGCCCTTCATCAACGGCGGTCACGGCGTGGAGTGGGCGCCCGACATCTCCGCCTGGGTCTCGCTCATCGTCATCGTGGTCGCCATGGCGACCGCGACCGTCGCGAGTGTCGTGGCGGCGCGGCGCGAGGCCGCATCCGTCGACGAGAGCTGA
- a CDS encoding RNA polymerase sigma factor encodes MTSDGELIARASHGDHEAFRALYRGNIDAVYRIAAILLPTTADAEDAAQETFVTAWRKLRGFQLEGASALPWLATICRLVCANRLRALRREREHVGATLDERTPSPIDVEQAVIDAELADRVAREVARLDDLDRELFVLCAARGYAYEAAATELGLTHGAVRNRLSRIRSRLRGTVQEGNAS; translated from the coding sequence ATGACCAGCGATGGGGAGCTGATCGCCCGCGCGTCGCACGGAGATCACGAGGCCTTTCGCGCGTTGTACCGCGGCAACATCGACGCGGTCTACCGCATCGCGGCGATCCTGTTGCCGACGACCGCGGACGCCGAGGATGCGGCGCAGGAGACGTTCGTGACCGCCTGGCGCAAGCTCCGCGGGTTCCAGCTGGAGGGGGCCTCCGCTCTGCCGTGGCTCGCCACGATCTGTCGCCTGGTGTGCGCGAACCGCCTTCGTGCGCTGCGCCGCGAACGCGAGCACGTCGGCGCGACGCTCGACGAGCGGACGCCGTCGCCGATCGACGTGGAACAGGCGGTCATCGACGCCGAGCTCGCTGATCGCGTCGCCCGCGAGGTGGCGCGACTCGACGATCTCGACCGCGAGCTCTTCGTCCTGTGCGCCGCCCGCGGCTACGCCTACGAGGCCGCGGCCACCGAACTGGGCCTCACCCATGGAGCCGTCCGCAACCGTCTCTCCCGCATCCGCAGCCGCCTGCGCGGCACCGTCCAGGAGGGGAACGCATCATGA
- a CDS encoding DUF4349 domain-containing protein: MTIEDRDQRQEFSLPEGPTAQQVDRIERGIDRDLELDRTRRRARRRGGWAVAAAGVAVVALAALVSPVVLGDRGAELSNPVSLSGTPVTGQPEPGPFVVEGAAGGAADSRSGTLDAGREVSASGWLQMTVDDPKDAQQQITAIATGAQGYVSSSNVAESPTATDAVYPAPAQSSITVRVPAERLQDVIDQVSALGTVSTSAVDRVDVTDQGVDLRARIAAQETSVARLTELLAQSGSVSDLIAAESALADRQAALEADRQQLKMLEDQVAMSTLTVNLAPRDAAPQADPAGFGDGIAAGWAGLVATVNGIVIGFGFLLPWLAVLAVAGVVVWAVRRVIRRRRARRAQAVTSAPRQSTDPPETD, from the coding sequence ATGACGATCGAAGACCGGGATCAGCGGCAGGAGTTCTCCTTGCCGGAAGGTCCGACCGCTCAGCAGGTCGACCGGATCGAGCGAGGCATCGATCGCGACCTCGAGCTCGACCGGACGCGCCGACGGGCGCGCCGTCGCGGCGGCTGGGCGGTCGCCGCCGCCGGTGTCGCGGTCGTCGCGCTCGCGGCGCTCGTCTCTCCCGTCGTCCTCGGCGACCGCGGGGCCGAGCTGAGCAACCCGGTGTCGCTCTCGGGGACACCCGTGACCGGGCAGCCCGAGCCCGGTCCGTTCGTCGTCGAAGGCGCTGCCGGCGGTGCCGCCGACAGCAGGTCAGGAACGCTCGATGCAGGGCGCGAGGTGTCCGCGTCGGGGTGGCTGCAGATGACGGTCGACGACCCGAAGGACGCTCAGCAGCAGATCACCGCGATCGCGACGGGCGCGCAGGGGTATGTCTCCTCGTCGAACGTGGCGGAGTCGCCGACCGCAACGGATGCGGTGTACCCCGCGCCGGCACAGAGTTCCATCACGGTGCGCGTTCCCGCGGAACGCCTGCAAGACGTGATCGACCAGGTCAGCGCCTTGGGAACCGTGTCGACATCAGCCGTGGACCGCGTCGACGTGACCGACCAGGGGGTCGATTTGCGCGCACGGATCGCCGCGCAGGAGACCTCCGTGGCGCGCCTCACCGAACTGCTGGCGCAGTCGGGGTCCGTCTCGGACCTCATCGCCGCCGAGTCCGCGCTCGCCGACCGTCAGGCCGCGCTGGAGGCGGACCGACAGCAGCTGAAGATGCTGGAGGACCAGGTCGCGATGTCGACCCTGACCGTCAACCTCGCTCCGCGGGACGCAGCGCCGCAGGCCGATCCTGCCGGCTTCGGCGACGGGATCGCCGCCGGGTGGGCGGGGCTTGTCGCGACCGTGAACGGGATCGTCATCGGATTCGGTTTTCTTTTGCCGTGGCTCGCCGTACTCGCCGTCGCCGGCGTCGTCGTCTGGGCCGTGCGGCGTGTGATTCGTCGCCGGCGCGCGCGCCGAGCACAGGCCGTTACGTCGGCCCCGCGGCAGTCGACGGACCCGCCTGAGACCGACTGA
- the sigK gene encoding ECF RNA polymerase sigma factor SigK: MLVTVVIDGVEVPEDGSEGIDHVATLLTAIAGGDQNAFAQLYDMLSPRVFGLIRRVLVDPSQSEEVLQEVFLEIWQSASRFAPNKGQGRSWVLTIAHRRAVDRVRASQASADRDARIGLRDLDVAYDGVAETVELKIEGGRVAEALAGLPEAQRETIVLAYYGGYSQTEIAALVGAPLGTVKTRMRDGLSRLRTRMGVQ, from the coding sequence ATGCTGGTGACTGTGGTGATCGACGGCGTCGAGGTTCCCGAGGACGGCTCGGAGGGAATCGATCATGTGGCGACGCTGCTGACCGCGATCGCCGGGGGCGATCAGAACGCCTTCGCGCAGTTGTACGACATGCTGTCGCCGCGCGTCTTCGGCCTGATCCGGCGCGTCCTCGTCGACCCCTCGCAGAGCGAGGAGGTGCTGCAGGAGGTCTTTCTCGAGATCTGGCAATCCGCTTCGCGCTTCGCTCCGAACAAGGGGCAAGGAAGGTCGTGGGTTCTCACCATCGCGCACCGCCGAGCCGTCGACCGCGTGCGGGCGTCGCAGGCCAGCGCTGATCGTGATGCACGCATCGGCCTTCGCGATCTCGACGTGGCATATGACGGCGTCGCCGAGACGGTGGAACTGAAGATCGAGGGCGGGCGCGTCGCCGAGGCGCTCGCCGGGCTACCCGAAGCGCAGCGCGAGACGATCGTCCTCGCCTACTACGGCGGTTACTCTCAGACCGAGATCGCCGCGCTCGTCGGAGCGCCGTTGGGAACCGTGAAGACGCGCATGCGTGATGGACTGAGCAGATTGCGAACCAGGATGGGGGTGCAGTGA
- a CDS encoding anti-sigma factor, with protein MEQEEFRDLAAGHALNALSAEDEMRFQELLAAHPAWSTIVATELDTASALADGAGDVVPRPQVREALLARIASVPQDAPLAVASPAPEAAPARRRSRSRMWFALAASLAFILALGIGGLSLGRLMTPEDGAQVALEQIQDAPDAQSASVTLDDGASATAHWSASTGRAVLVTDGMPTLEDDKTFEMWFIRDGAPLPAGTFSADDAVSELDGTFQPGDVIAVTVEAAGGSPSGLPTTDAMFAITT; from the coding sequence ATGGAACAGGAAGAATTCCGCGACCTCGCGGCCGGCCATGCCCTGAATGCGCTTTCTGCCGAAGATGAGATGCGCTTCCAGGAGCTCCTCGCAGCCCATCCCGCCTGGAGCACGATCGTAGCCACCGAACTCGACACCGCGTCGGCTCTTGCCGACGGCGCAGGCGACGTGGTACCCCGCCCGCAGGTTCGCGAGGCGCTTCTCGCGAGGATCGCTTCCGTCCCCCAGGACGCTCCCCTCGCCGTCGCATCCCCTGCCCCTGAAGCGGCGCCCGCGCGGCGGCGTTCGCGCTCACGGATGTGGTTCGCGCTCGCCGCGTCCCTCGCCTTCATCCTCGCCCTCGGCATCGGCGGCCTTTCGCTCGGACGTCTGATGACTCCCGAGGACGGTGCCCAGGTCGCACTGGAGCAGATCCAGGATGCGCCCGACGCCCAGTCGGCGAGCGTCACCCTCGACGATGGCGCGTCCGCGACGGCGCACTGGTCGGCATCCACGGGACGGGCTGTGCTGGTCACGGACGGCATGCCGACGCTCGAAGACGACAAGACGTTCGAGATGTGGTTCATCCGCGACGGCGCCCCGCTTCCGGCCGGCACCTTCTCGGCCGACGACGCCGTCTCCGAGCTCGACGGCACGTTCCAGCCCGGTGACGTGATCGCTGTCACCGTGGAGGCCGCGGGCGGCTCGCCCAGCGGTCTGCCCACGACGGACGCGATGTTCGCCATCACGACCTGA
- a CDS encoding DUF4383 domain-containing protein, with product MSSSPNRIVATVFGAVYLLVGLLGFAVTGGVGFLATEGGLLLGIFAVNPLHNVAHLLIGAALLVAGLANVRAAKTVNTVVGAAYLLLGVAGFFLVGTAANILALNVPDHFLHLGSAVVLLAIGVGADRGARIATA from the coding sequence ATGAGCTCTTCCCCGAACCGCATCGTCGCCACTGTCTTCGGTGCCGTCTATCTCCTCGTCGGTCTCCTCGGCTTCGCCGTCACCGGAGGCGTCGGCTTCCTCGCGACCGAGGGCGGGCTCCTCCTCGGCATCTTCGCCGTGAACCCGCTGCACAACGTCGCCCACCTGCTCATCGGTGCGGCGCTGCTCGTGGCGGGACTCGCGAACGTCCGCGCGGCGAAGACGGTCAATACCGTGGTGGGCGCCGCCTATCTGCTCCTCGGTGTCGCCGGGTTCTTCCTCGTGGGTACCGCCGCCAACATCCTGGCTCTGAACGTTCCCGACCACTTCCTGCACCTCGGCAGCGCGGTCGTGTTGCTGGCCATCGGCGTCGGCGCGGACCGCGGCGCCCGCATCGCCACGGCATGA
- a CDS encoding CinA family protein, producing MTEKIGERATDAGIRVAAAESLTGGQVCTALGATPGASEWFAGGVVAYTIETKNLVLGVPDDLDPCSAECARTMAAGVRDALEVDAAVATTGIGGPDPQDGHAPGTVFIGWARGPHAGAREFFFEGDDSEKIVEATTQAALEILAELLEDLPDDEAS from the coding sequence GTGACCGAGAAGATTGGTGAGCGGGCCACGGATGCGGGCATCCGTGTGGCGGCGGCGGAGTCGCTGACCGGCGGGCAGGTGTGCACGGCCCTCGGGGCGACCCCGGGCGCATCCGAATGGTTCGCCGGGGGAGTCGTCGCCTACACGATCGAGACGAAGAATCTCGTGCTCGGAGTTCCCGACGACCTCGACCCCTGCTCGGCCGAGTGCGCGCGCACGATGGCCGCCGGCGTCCGCGATGCGTTGGAGGTGGATGCGGCCGTCGCCACGACAGGCATCGGCGGGCCCGATCCGCAAGACGGGCATGCGCCCGGAACCGTCTTCATCGGCTGGGCGCGGGGGCCGCACGCCGGAGCGCGCGAGTTCTTCTTCGAGGGGGACGACTCGGAGAAGATCGTCGAGGCGACCACGCAGGCGGCTCTTGAAATCCTCGCCGAGCTCCTCGAGGACCTGCCCGACGACGAGGCGAGCTGA
- a CDS encoding restriction endonuclease produces MVTEARAWVVRGGRNGESDQRFLADNLVGIGFDTFGDLTPVTSREEMKARAVKALPDAKEASAFNYAAQAWAFRGRIEAGDLVVVPLKNSPHIAIGRIVGDYQYVEEGLGNVHHTRAVEWLRTDIPRTVIGKDLLYSIGAFSTVVQVQRNDAAYRLGVLAASEDAEDPGERSGFVPKRGAASASADEADLEDAATESGFDIDAYVSDRITARIRERFDGHRLSQLVGAILEAEGFVVQVSPPGADGGVDILAGRGLFGMDSPRVVVQVKSEPKAVSDTVVAQLHGAVTRNSADQGLLVAMGGVTKPAEHQLVGQKFRIAVWDAARLQRAIFENYEALPADVKADLPLRRAWVLAE; encoded by the coding sequence ATGGTGACCGAAGCGCGCGCATGGGTGGTTCGTGGTGGTCGTAACGGGGAGAGCGACCAGCGGTTCTTGGCCGATAACCTCGTCGGTATCGGGTTCGACACTTTCGGTGACCTTACTCCGGTCACCAGCCGCGAGGAGATGAAGGCACGTGCTGTGAAGGCGTTGCCTGACGCGAAAGAAGCCTCCGCGTTTAACTACGCCGCTCAGGCGTGGGCGTTCCGAGGGCGTATTGAAGCAGGCGATCTCGTTGTTGTCCCGCTGAAGAACTCTCCGCACATCGCCATCGGGCGCATCGTGGGCGACTACCAGTACGTCGAAGAGGGTCTTGGAAACGTGCACCACACTCGAGCGGTGGAGTGGCTGCGCACCGACATCCCGCGCACAGTCATCGGGAAGGACCTGCTCTACTCCATCGGTGCCTTTTCCACTGTCGTTCAGGTGCAGCGCAACGACGCGGCCTACCGCCTCGGCGTACTCGCGGCTTCCGAGGATGCGGAAGACCCCGGTGAGCGGTCCGGCTTTGTTCCGAAGAGGGGTGCAGCCTCAGCGTCCGCCGACGAAGCTGACCTGGAGGACGCGGCGACCGAGTCGGGATTCGACATTGACGCCTATGTCTCTGACCGCATCACCGCGCGCATCCGGGAGCGGTTCGACGGGCATCGGCTATCGCAACTCGTCGGCGCGATTCTTGAAGCGGAGGGCTTTGTCGTTCAGGTATCGCCGCCAGGCGCTGACGGGGGAGTGGACATCCTCGCCGGTCGCGGACTGTTTGGTATGGACTCACCGCGTGTTGTCGTGCAGGTGAAGTCGGAGCCGAAGGCCGTCAGCGACACGGTTGTCGCTCAGCTTCATGGCGCGGTCACCCGAAATTCTGCCGACCAGGGCTTGCTCGTCGCGATGGGTGGTGTAACGAAGCCCGCAGAGCATCAGCTCGTCGGGCAGAAGTTCCGCATCGCTGTTTGGGACGCCGCACGCCTTCAGCGGGCAATCTTCGAGAACTATGAGGCGTTGCCTGCGGACGTGAAGGCTGACCTCCCGTTGCGGCGCGCTTGGGTGCTCGCCGAGTAG
- a CDS encoding MBL fold metallo-hydrolase — MRITKHEHAALTLEKQGRKLIIDPGSFTTPLPDTANVAALVITHEHPDHWTADHIDRILAANPGVPIYAPQGVKNAAPGYDITVVAPGDTVEVEPFRLRFFGGRHAVIHESIPVIDNVGVLVDDTLYYPGDSYALPKGHEVAVLAAPVGAPWLKIGDAMDFVLAVKPRQVFGTHDTTLSVAGKEMGRARLKWAAEQHGGELVVLEPGDTLEV; from the coding sequence ATGCGAATCACCAAGCACGAGCATGCCGCCCTCACCCTCGAGAAGCAGGGCCGCAAGCTCATCATCGATCCCGGTTCGTTCACGACTCCCCTGCCCGACACGGCGAACGTCGCGGCCCTCGTGATCACCCACGAGCACCCCGACCACTGGACGGCCGATCACATCGACCGCATCCTCGCCGCGAATCCCGGAGTGCCGATCTACGCCCCGCAGGGGGTCAAGAACGCCGCGCCCGGGTACGACATCACCGTCGTGGCGCCGGGCGACACCGTCGAGGTGGAGCCGTTCCGCCTGCGCTTCTTCGGGGGGCGCCATGCCGTCATCCACGAGAGCATCCCGGTGATCGACAACGTGGGCGTCCTGGTCGACGACACGCTCTACTATCCCGGCGACTCATACGCGCTGCCGAAGGGCCACGAGGTGGCGGTGCTCGCCGCTCCCGTCGGTGCACCCTGGTTGAAGATCGGCGACGCGATGGACTTCGTTCTCGCCGTGAAGCCGCGCCAGGTGTTCGGAACGCACGACACGACGCTGTCGGTCGCCGGCAAGGAGATGGGCCGTGCCCGACTGAAGTGGGCCGCCGAGCAGCACGGCGGTGAGCTCGTCGTGCTCGAGCCGGGTGACACTCTCGAAGTCTGA